A DNA window from Boseongicola sp. contains the following coding sequences:
- a CDS encoding murein transglycosylase, which translates to MRQRLGAAVLATLMCASSAAAESKIQQWSDLEGWAEDDHAAARSVLLNTCNQLKGPEWSAVCVLARKADTARDYFERNFTPVMVSDGEGGLFTGYYEPELSGSLTKNDKFKYPIRRRPSEAEGNSPWLSRKDIETSNVLNGRDLEIAWLSDPVDKFFLQVQGSGRIRMDDGESLRVGYGGKNGHPYRSVGKELVRQGIFESHQVSAGTIRKWVKQHPSKGTKLLWHNPSYVFFREVKNLAEDKGPIGAMNRPVTAGRSIAVDPKFVPLGAPVWIEKNGKLPLRRLMVAQDTGSAIKGAQRGDIFFGSGKEAGKVAGRTKDKGRMVVLLPTDVANTLVND; encoded by the coding sequence ATGAGGCAGAGATTGGGTGCGGCAGTTTTGGCGACATTGATGTGCGCCAGCTCGGCAGCGGCTGAATCAAAAATACAGCAATGGTCAGATCTTGAGGGTTGGGCGGAGGATGATCATGCCGCTGCACGCTCTGTGCTTCTCAATACTTGCAACCAATTGAAAGGACCGGAGTGGTCAGCAGTATGTGTGCTAGCCAGGAAAGCAGACACCGCTCGAGACTACTTTGAGAGAAACTTCACCCCGGTAATGGTTTCCGACGGCGAGGGCGGACTCTTCACCGGATACTACGAACCTGAGTTAAGCGGGTCACTAACTAAGAACGATAAATTCAAGTATCCGATCCGACGGCGACCAAGCGAAGCCGAAGGTAACTCGCCATGGCTGTCACGAAAAGACATCGAGACTTCTAATGTATTGAACGGACGAGACCTGGAGATTGCCTGGCTATCCGATCCGGTGGACAAGTTCTTTTTGCAAGTACAGGGGTCGGGCCGCATTCGAATGGATGATGGAGAGAGTCTACGTGTCGGATACGGAGGCAAGAACGGACACCCTTACCGCTCCGTTGGTAAAGAGTTGGTGCGACAGGGAATTTTTGAATCCCATCAAGTTTCTGCAGGGACAATCCGCAAATGGGTAAAGCAACACCCATCAAAAGGAACAAAGTTGCTTTGGCATAATCCGTCTTATGTTTTTTTTCGGGAGGTGAAGAACCTTGCCGAGGACAAAGGGCCGATTGGGGCTATGAACAGGCCGGTAACAGCCGGTCGATCAATTGCGGTCGATCCAAAATTTGTTCCGCTGGGTGCGCCGGTTTGGATCGAAAAAAACGGCAAACTGCCGTTGCGTAGACTTATGGTCGCGCAGGACACCGGGTCAGCAATAAAGGGCGCTCAGAGAGGCGATATATTTTTTGGGTCAGGCAAAGAGGCGGGAAAGGTTGCGGGGCGCACGAAAGACAAAGGAAGAATGGTTGTTCTGCTTCCGACGGATGTAGCAAATACCCTTGTGAACGATTGA